In Spiroplasma sp. SV19, one DNA window encodes the following:
- the gpmI gene encoding 2,3-bisphosphoglycerate-independent phosphoglycerate mutase: protein MKAKQPILLAILDGWGIAPDSKGNAVTQAHMTNVEMLKAKYPWVAAHASGEWVGLPDGQMGNSEVGHIHLGAGRIKYESLTLINKAIKDGTFNQNPEILAAIKFAKQNNGAFHIMGLFSDGGVHSHLNHIFAAYQLAAVEGVKEIYLHLFGDGRDTKPECIKTYIEQFNVLQAKLKVGAIATIGGRYYAMDRDKKYERVQVAYDVLVSRKGAEFSDPLEYIDQEYQVGRNDEFLMPAYNINTPQGYIKSGDGVFFANFRPDRAIAIASALTNVDFPVNEVESYFMPKLNDIYFVSMMEYAATVGSKHVAFQPIEVVNGLGEWLSKKGYRQLRIAETEKIAHVTFFFDGGKDYFKNGLATQTEITLPGASADLIPSPKVATYDLKPEMSAYEITDKLIAELDRNEFDVIILNFANCDMVGHTGILPAAIEAVKTIDDCLGKIYRAIQKVNGIMIITADHGNAEIMIDETGGPNKKHTSQLVPIIITKEGLKLRDKDPGIADIAPTILELLDEEIPAEMTQPSLIIK, encoded by the coding sequence ATGAAAGCGAAACAACCAATTTTATTAGCAATTCTTGATGGATGGGGAATTGCCCCTGATTCAAAAGGAAATGCAGTTACACAAGCACATATGACAAATGTTGAAATGTTAAAAGCAAAATACCCATGAGTAGCTGCTCATGCATCGGGAGAATGAGTTGGGTTACCAGATGGTCAAATGGGGAATTCTGAAGTTGGCCATATTCATTTGGGAGCTGGTCGGATTAAATATGAGTCATTAACATTAATTAATAAAGCTATTAAGGATGGAACTTTTAATCAAAATCCCGAAATTTTAGCAGCAATTAAATTTGCAAAACAAAATAATGGGGCTTTTCATATTATGGGATTATTTTCAGATGGTGGTGTTCACTCACATCTTAATCATATTTTTGCAGCCTATCAGTTAGCAGCAGTAGAAGGGGTTAAGGAAATTTATTTACATTTATTTGGAGATGGTCGAGACACTAAACCAGAATGTATTAAAACATACATTGAACAATTTAATGTCTTACAAGCAAAGTTAAAAGTTGGCGCAATTGCTACAATTGGAGGACGTTATTATGCAATGGATCGTGATAAGAAATATGAACGTGTGCAAGTTGCTTATGATGTTTTAGTTTCTAGAAAAGGAGCTGAGTTTAGTGATCCGTTAGAATATATTGACCAAGAATATCAAGTTGGTCGAAATGATGAATTTTTAATGCCAGCTTATAATATTAACACCCCCCAAGGTTACATTAAATCCGGTGATGGAGTCTTTTTTGCTAATTTCCGTCCTGACCGTGCAATTGCTATTGCTTCAGCATTAACAAATGTTGATTTTCCTGTTAATGAGGTAGAAAGTTATTTTATGCCAAAATTAAATGATATTTATTTTGTATCAATGATGGAATATGCGGCAACAGTTGGTTCAAAACATGTTGCTTTTCAACCAATTGAAGTTGTTAATGGATTAGGAGAATGGTTAAGTAAAAAAGGTTATCGTCAATTACGGATTGCTGAAACAGAAAAAATTGCGCATGTTACTTTTTTCTTTGATGGAGGAAAAGACTATTTTAAAAATGGTTTAGCAACTCAAACTGAAATTACATTACCAGGAGCATCAGCTGATTTAATTCCATCGCCAAAAGTTGCAACATATGATTTAAAACCAGAAATGTCCGCATATGAAATTACTGATAAATTAATTGCTGAACTTGATCGTAATGAATTTGATGTTATTATTTTAAACTTCGCTAATTGTGATATGGTTGGTCATACTGGAATTTTACCAGCCGCGATTGAAGCAGTAAAAACAATTGATGATTGTCTTGGTAAAATTTATCGAGCAATTCAAAAAGTTAATGGTATTATGATTATTACTGCTGATCATGGTAATGCTGAAATTATGATTGATGAAACTGGTGGACCAAATAAAAAACATACTTCCCAACTAGTTCCAATTATTATTACTAAAGAAGGTTTAAAATTACGTGATAAAGATCCGGGAATTGCTGATATTGCCCCAACTATTTTGGAATTATTGGATGAAGAAATTCCCGCTGAAATGACACAACCATCATTAATTATTAAGTAA
- a CDS encoding Cof-type HAD-IIB family hydrolase: protein MRNIKLIALDMDGTACRFHQGIEAVNIMPIIKAQEMGIRVIFATGRPILTSLPEALKVKMDYFHQYFIGFNGACIYDIKTNKIVHQQTLSVLQVNFLFQLAKKYQKKLWCYIDDLTKVIVNFDPVAENNPELTFFHGEFIQYDSLSEIQNAAYKCIAMDVQETDEFVTLARAKNIEIAIDAAHAAEINAPGISKLTGLKWISKQWGIALSEMMAIGDSMNDYWMIKNVGLGIAMNNGQEQIKAIAKDITSNVEEGGVAKMIEKYIFNNEK from the coding sequence ATGAGAAATATTAAATTAATTGCATTAGATATGGATGGAACCGCTTGTCGCTTTCATCAAGGAATTGAAGCGGTTAATATTATGCCAATTATTAAAGCACAAGAAATGGGTATTCGGGTTATTTTTGCAACGGGACGACCAATTTTGACATCATTACCAGAAGCCTTAAAAGTAAAAATGGATTATTTTCATCAGTATTTTATTGGTTTTAATGGTGCTTGTATTTATGATATTAAAACAAATAAGATTGTGCATCAACAAACATTATCTGTTTTACAAGTTAACTTTTTATTTCAATTAGCTAAAAAATATCAGAAAAAATTATGATGCTATATTGATGATTTAACGAAAGTTATTGTTAATTTTGACCCCGTTGCCGAAAACAATCCAGAATTAACTTTTTTTCATGGTGAATTTATCCAGTATGATAGTCTTTCTGAAATTCAAAATGCTGCTTATAAATGTATTGCAATGGATGTGCAGGAAACAGATGAATTCGTTACTTTAGCACGAGCTAAAAATATTGAAATTGCAATTGATGCGGCGCATGCGGCAGAAATAAATGCTCCTGGCATTAGTAAATTAACAGGTTTAAAATGAATTTCTAAACAATGGGGAATTGCGTTATCTGAAATGATGGCAATTGGTGATAGTATGAATGATTATTGAATGATAAAAAATGTGGGGTTGGGAATTGCAATGAATAATGGACAAGAACAAATTAAAGCAATTGCCAAAGATATTACGAGCAATGTTGAAGAAGGTGGCGTTGCAAAAATGATTGAAAAATATATTTTCAATAATGAAAAATAA